The nucleotide sequence GGGCCCAAATTGTAGGGCATGTGTAGTGGCAAGCCTGTGCCCCAGGGTTGGAATCGCTTTGGGGGATCCCGATAGGGCTTGATAAGTAGATGTGTATTGTTATTGTGGGCAAGTGGAGTTAAGGGGCGCGAGAAAAAATGGGAGGGGAATACCCCTCCCATTTAGCCTTTTGGCTTGTCGCGATCCTTCAACCTACTGAGAGCGGTTTTGTAGCCGTCTGCTCCGTAATCAAGAAATTTCTTGACTCGACTTATGGTGGCAGTGCTCGCTCCGGTTCTCTGGGCGATTTGAGGGTATGTCATGTTTTCACTGAGCAACCTCGCCACTTCAAGCCTCTGGGCAAAGGCCCTGATCTCCCCTATGGTGGCCACGTCTTCAAGGAAACGATAAACCTCGTCCTCTTCTTTGAGAGCTAGAATTGCTCTGCACAGCTGATCCGTTAGCTTGTCTTTCCACCGGTCGGTCACCTTGGTTGTCCCCCCCTCTTTGTCTCGGATGGACTCTAACCAAGCATATATTTTAATCTGCTTTGTTGCAAGGCTTAATTCATAAACTTAAGCCGTGGCAACTTTTGCTCCATCTTCTTGGCCAGTGTGCCAGTGATCCCCCATAAGGGACAGGATATCTGCTAAAAGACGGCTTAGTTCCTCCTCCGAGGTTGCAAACACCTGCAGGAAGGGGATGTTTATATTGGGAGCCTTAACAGGTATCACCCACTCTCTCTGTGAGAATAGCCCTTCTATGTCCTCCCAATCCTTGCAGTTAAAACCGAGCAGCACGAACGGGCCATCTCCTGGATAAACCTCTACCCCTGGTATCTT is from Thermanaerothrix sp. and encodes:
- a CDS encoding YerC/YecD family TrpR-related protein — protein: MTDRWKDKLTDQLCRAILALKEEDEVYRFLEDVATIGEIRAFAQRLEVARLLSENMTYPQIAQRTGASTATISRVKKFLDYGADGYKTALSRLKDRDKPKG